TTGCTGCGGGTGCAGAGCGTGGCGCCCATGTCCATCATCGCCTGGGTGTAGGCGTTGACGCGATCGTGTGGCGTGAAGCGTTCTGCGGTCGCCCAAAGCTGCTTGGCGACCTTGGGCTCGCCTGGGTAACCCTCTTGCGCGGTAAAGCGCGCCAACACGCGCTTGACGTTGCCATCGAGAATCGGCGCACGCAGGCCCATGCTAAGGCTGGCGATTGCGCCGGCGGTGGACAAACCAATGCCGGGCAATTCAGTGAGTTTTTCGACGTCCTTGGGAAACTCGCCGCCGTATTCGGCGACGACGATTTTGGCGGTCTTCTGCAGGTTGCGTGCGCGGGTGTAGTAACCCAGGCCGGTCCACAGGTGCAGCACTTCATCTTCCGGCGCAGCGGCCAGGGCTTCGACCGTCGGCAGCGAGGCCATGAAGCGGTCGAAGTAATTCAATACCGTGCTGACCTGGGTCTGTTGCAGCATGATCTCCGACACCCACACCCGGTAAGGCGTGATGCCCTGTTGCCAAGGCAGGTCATGGCGACCGTGGCGGTCGTACCAGTCCAGTACCGCCTGCGAAAACTGCTCGTTTCTCATCGCTTGAACAGGCCCTTCAGAGCGTCTTTCAACTGTGGGTTGACCTTGTCGAGCTTCTCTTCAAGTTTATCGCTGAGCTTGTTGCCGGCCGCCTTGATGGCGACTTGGGTCAAGCCATCCTTGTCCAGGCGGCAGGCCTTGGCGCCCAGTTCCAGCGGGCCACGGCAGCGCAGCGGCACTTCGATGCCCTGGAAGTTGGAGCCGACCTGGCAAGCCGGGTCCGGCACGTCGCGCTTGTCGCCTTCGACGATGATGCCGACGCGGTAGTCCATGCCCAGCACGCGCAGGTCGACGTCACCGTTGCCGTTGACCGTCAGGCCGGGGATGCGCACTTTCAGGTCGGGGTTGCTGGCCACGCCGTTACGGAAGGTCAAGTTGCCGCGCAGTTCCTGGAACGGCGTGTCCTTGCCCTGCGGCGTGCTGCTCAGGGTCTTGCGGTTGAGCAGGGCGATGCCGGTGCACAGTTGCTGTTCGAGGTTGGCATTGAGCAGCATGCCGTTATTGATCACGAAGCTGGCGGTGCCGTTGAGGCTATCGATCAGTGCCTTCTGGCTGTTGCCACGGCCGTTGAGGTTGCTGTCCAGGGTGACCTGGCCTTTCACCGGCGGGTTTTGCCCCTGGGCTTGCAGGATTCGCTCAACCGGCACTTGCTTGATGTGGGTTTGCAGCGCCAGCACCGGGATGTCCTGGCGCACATCGAGCGTGCCGTTGGCCTGGAAGGTGCCGTTGTAGAGGCCGCCGCTCAGGGTGTCGAGCTTGAGTTGGCCGTCGATGCCGGACGCTTTAAGTGCGGCATTCTGGATCGGCAGTTTGCTCAGGGTCAGTTGGCCGAAGGCCAGGTCGGCATTCACGTCCAAGGTGCGCAGGCGCGTCAATGGCAGCAGTTTGTCGGTGCTCCACGCGCCTTTGGTCGGTGCATCCGGCAGTGGTGTGGTGCCACCGGCGGCCATCGCGCCCGCTTCGCTGTTCTGCACTTCGGCCTGGCGTGCGGCGGCCGCACCTTTGGCGGTCTCGGACTTGGCCGGCAGGTAGTCGTCGGCGTTGAAGGTGTCGCCTTTGAGCTGCACGCGCAGGGCTTGCTTGGCGAAATCTTCGACAGCAATGCGACCGGTGAAGGTGCTGCTGTCGAGTTTCAAGTTCAGGTCTTCCAGCGCCACGCTGGTAGGCGTGCCCTTGAGGCGGCTGACCAGTTCGACTTTGCTCAGGCTGCCTGCGGCCATCGGCGGCAGCGGGTGGCCGACGCTGTCGAGGAACTTGGCCAGGTCAAACTGGGCAATGGACAGGGCGCCACTGAGCTGCGGGGTTTTGTCCAGGTCATTGACCTTCAGTTCGCCCAGGGCGCGCAGCTGGTTGGCGGAGAGCTTGAGGTTGGTCCACTCGGCAATGTTGGCCGCCTGGTCCACCAGCAATTGACCTTGGGTGGAGAAGGTCACGGTCTTGCCTTGCAGCGGCTCGCCGGTGGCTTCGCCGCTGAGCTTCATGTCTTCGAACTGG
The sequence above is a segment of the Pseudomonas sp. R76 genome. Coding sequences within it:
- a CDS encoding AsmA family protein yields the protein MKAFGKILGLVLLGLLLIIVALGFALTHLFDPNDYKDEIRQIARDKAHIELTLNGDIGWSLFPWLGLELHEASVATMTNPTQPFADLQMLGLSVRVLPLLRREVQMSDVRVEGLNLRLNRDKQGHGNWEDIGKNVTETTAGAPAAAQQPAEPEPEKPPKPIRLDIDSLTINNARVEYNDEQTGKQYSAESIQLSAGAVHEGASIPLKLTAFLGSNQPLMRVKTELNGNLRIQRALKRYQFEDMKLSGEATGEPLQGKTVTFSTQGQLLVDQAANIAEWTNLKLSANQLRALGELKVNDLDKTPQLSGALSIAQFDLAKFLDSVGHPLPPMAAGSLSKVELVSRLKGTPTSVALEDLNLKLDSSTFTGRIAVEDFAKQALRVQLKGDTFNADDYLPAKSETAKGAAAARQAEVQNSEAGAMAAGGTTPLPDAPTKGAWSTDKLLPLTRLRTLDVNADLAFGQLTLSKLPIQNAALKASGIDGQLKLDTLSGGLYNGTFQANGTLDVRQDIPVLALQTHIKQVPVERILQAQGQNPPVKGQVTLDSNLNGRGNSQKALIDSLNGTASFVINNGMLLNANLEQQLCTGIALLNRKTLSSTPQGKDTPFQELRGNLTFRNGVASNPDLKVRIPGLTVNGNGDVDLRVLGMDYRVGIIVEGDKRDVPDPACQVGSNFQGIEVPLRCRGPLELGAKACRLDKDGLTQVAIKAAGNKLSDKLEEKLDKVNPQLKDALKGLFKR
- the mutY gene encoding A/G-specific adenine glycosylase, encoding MRNEQFSQAVLDWYDRHGRHDLPWQQGITPYRVWVSEIMLQQTQVSTVLNYFDRFMASLPTVEALAAAPEDEVLHLWTGLGYYTRARNLQKTAKIVVAEYGGEFPKDVEKLTELPGIGLSTAGAIASLSMGLRAPILDGNVKRVLARFTAQEGYPGEPKVAKQLWATAERFTPHDRVNAYTQAMMDMGATLCTRSKPKCLLCPLEKGCEAHMLGLETRYPIPKPRKTIPQKRTLMPMLANAEGAILLYRRPSTGLWGGLWSLPELDDLQDLEHLANQHALELGKPHELPGLVHTFSHFQLAIEPWLVQVEESAHHVAEADWLWYNLATPPRLGLAAPVKKLLKRAAEVLNAGVPS